One genomic segment of Acidobacteriota bacterium includes these proteins:
- a CDS encoding proline dehydrogenase family protein → MLRTIFIKLSESGTLRKLAEDSAFGNRLSSRFVAGTTVEQAIAAAAELNQAGISFSLDYLGENVSSEEEARQNEVFYRGLLEEIHAKGLDGNASMKLTQMGLDSSTELATEITANLVSRAAALGTFLRVDMEGSDYTQRTLDIVREVHGREGNAGHVGAVIQSYLYRSEADVRDLCARGIRIRLCKGAYKEPAEIAWQDKADVDASFVRLMKIMLESGIYHGIATHDEKMIDATISWATERSIDSSAFEFQMLYGIRRDLQEKLVRDGWNMRVYVPFGDEWYPYFMRRLAERPANVIFVLKNLFR, encoded by the coding sequence ATGCTCAGAACCATTTTCATCAAATTGTCGGAAAGCGGGACTCTGCGAAAACTCGCGGAAGACTCCGCGTTCGGTAACCGTCTCTCCAGCCGCTTCGTCGCGGGAACCACGGTCGAGCAGGCGATCGCCGCTGCGGCCGAGCTCAACCAGGCGGGAATCAGCTTTTCACTCGACTACCTCGGTGAGAATGTCAGCAGCGAAGAGGAGGCCAGGCAGAACGAGGTCTTCTATCGGGGCTTGCTCGAGGAGATCCACGCGAAGGGTCTCGACGGTAACGCGAGTATGAAGCTGACCCAGATGGGCCTCGACTCGAGCACCGAGCTTGCGACCGAGATCACCGCGAATCTCGTCAGTCGGGCTGCCGCGCTCGGGACATTTCTGCGCGTCGACATGGAGGGAAGCGACTACACGCAGCGCACGCTCGACATCGTCCGGGAAGTGCATGGCCGCGAGGGGAACGCGGGTCACGTGGGCGCCGTGATCCAGAGTTACCTCTATCGGAGCGAAGCCGATGTGCGCGATCTCTGCGCGCGCGGCATCAGAATTCGCCTCTGCAAAGGCGCCTACAAGGAGCCGGCGGAGATCGCCTGGCAGGACAAGGCGGACGTCGACGCCAGCTTCGTGCGCCTGATGAAGATCATGCTGGAGAGCGGCATCTACCACGGCATCGCGACGCACGACGAGAAGATGATCGATGCGACCATCTCCTGGGCGACCGAGCGAAGCATCGACTCCTCCGCCTTCGAGTTCCAGATGCTGTACGGCATTCGCCGCGATCTTCAGGAAAAGCTCGTGCGCGATGGGTGGAATATGCGCGTCTATGTCCCCTTCGGCGACGAGTGGTATCCCTACTTCATGCGGAGGCTGGCCGAGAGGCCGGCGAACGTCATCTTCGTTCTGAAGAATCTGTTCCGCTGA
- the speA gene encoding biosynthetic arginine decarboxylase: protein MVAGTGDAGRAGDAAQQATWASGRTADLNKDNPRAASFRKVDGTWTVEDSAETYLVDRWSSGYFSINQRGEVVAHPSGDPAKSIPLIEVVEEAKGEKLRTPLLIRFQDILRDRVQKLNRAFVGAIEEQGYAAPYRGVFPIKVNQLREVVEEIVDAGKPYHFGLEAGSKPELFAALAVHDDPESLIVCNGYKDRTFIRIALMGTRLGKKVILVAEKLSEVRAIAEIAAEMGIVPWIGIRVRLQAKGSGIWATSAGEGAKFGLSVAEILSAARILADAGLADSLKLLHFHIGSQVPDILTIKRAAREASRVYAKMHRAGYKLEYLDVGGGLAVDYDGSRTTFHSSMNYSLEEYAADIVFNVKDICDEEGVPHPTLVSESGRAVVAHHSVLVVEAFGSIDRVPDGRLQIDSDHKLVHQLREIEEEMSSRGLNETWHDVQQAREEAQKLFEVGLLDLEDRAAIEAAIWKLVRTIERAAEIGSEGEDDVPEYLQDLRAELSYQHLCNFSVFQSLLDHWALGQLFPIMPLHRLTEQPEMRGTLADITCDSDGRIAKFIDIADVREELPLHPVGDGPYYLGIFLTGAYQDIMGDIHNLFGRVNELHVFLDDEEEGGWYVEETIPGNRIAEVLQLTQYDLAFLQRTIKKLVDAAIKRGDLKPKEGMRLLGEYENGLTDQTYLTLPD, encoded by the coding sequence ATGGTTGCAGGAACCGGTGACGCGGGTCGCGCAGGAGACGCGGCACAGCAAGCGACCTGGGCTTCAGGGAGAACAGCAGACTTGAACAAAGACAACCCGAGGGCGGCATCTTTCCGGAAAGTCGATGGGACGTGGACGGTCGAGGATTCTGCCGAAACGTACCTGGTCGATCGGTGGTCCAGCGGTTACTTCTCGATCAACCAGCGCGGCGAGGTCGTCGCCCATCCTTCCGGCGATCCGGCCAAGTCGATTCCGCTCATCGAGGTGGTGGAAGAGGCGAAAGGAGAGAAGCTGCGGACGCCGCTTCTGATCCGGTTTCAGGACATCCTGAGGGACCGGGTCCAGAAGTTGAACCGGGCGTTCGTCGGCGCGATCGAGGAACAGGGTTATGCCGCTCCGTACCGGGGGGTCTTTCCGATCAAGGTCAACCAGCTACGTGAGGTGGTCGAGGAGATCGTCGACGCCGGCAAGCCGTATCACTTCGGACTGGAAGCGGGCTCGAAGCCGGAGCTCTTCGCAGCGCTGGCGGTCCACGATGATCCCGAAAGCCTGATCGTCTGCAACGGCTACAAGGACCGGACGTTCATCAGGATCGCATTGATGGGGACGAGGCTCGGAAAGAAGGTCATTCTCGTCGCCGAGAAGCTTTCGGAAGTACGGGCGATCGCGGAGATCGCGGCGGAGATGGGCATCGTCCCGTGGATCGGAATCAGGGTCCGGCTGCAGGCGAAGGGTTCCGGCATCTGGGCGACCTCCGCGGGCGAAGGGGCGAAGTTCGGATTGTCGGTCGCCGAGATCCTGAGCGCGGCCCGGATTCTTGCGGATGCGGGGCTCGCGGACTCGCTGAAGCTTCTCCACTTCCACATCGGCTCGCAGGTTCCCGACATCCTGACGATCAAACGTGCGGCGAGGGAAGCGTCCCGGGTTTACGCCAAGATGCATCGGGCCGGTTACAAACTCGAGTATCTCGACGTCGGGGGAGGCCTCGCGGTCGATTACGACGGCTCGAGGACGACTTTTCACTCGTCGATGAATTACTCGCTGGAGGAGTATGCCGCGGACATCGTCTTCAACGTCAAGGACATCTGCGACGAAGAGGGAGTGCCGCATCCGACGCTCGTCTCCGAGTCGGGTCGCGCGGTCGTCGCGCACCATTCGGTACTCGTCGTCGAGGCATTCGGCTCGATCGACCGGGTTCCGGACGGACGGTTGCAGATCGACTCCGATCACAAGCTGGTCCATCAGCTTCGGGAGATCGAGGAAGAGATGAGCTCCCGAGGATTGAACGAGACCTGGCACGACGTGCAGCAGGCCCGGGAGGAGGCGCAGAAGCTGTTCGAGGTCGGTCTTCTCGACCTGGAGGATCGAGCGGCCATCGAAGCAGCGATCTGGAAGCTCGTCCGGACGATCGAGCGAGCCGCGGAGATCGGATCGGAAGGAGAGGACGACGTTCCCGAGTATCTGCAGGATCTGCGTGCGGAGCTGTCGTATCAGCATCTCTGCAACTTTTCGGTATTTCAGTCCCTGCTCGATCATTGGGCGCTCGGGCAGCTCTTTCCGATCATGCCTCTCCATCGGCTCACCGAGCAGCCCGAGATGCGCGGCACACTCGCCGACATCACGTGTGATTCGGACGGCAGGATCGCGAAGTTCATCGACATCGCCGATGTGAGGGAAGAGCTCCCCCTTCATCCCGTGGGGGACGGACCCTACTACCTCGGTATCTTTCTGACGGGCGCCTATCAGGACATCATGGGGGACATCCACAACCTTTTCGGGAGAGTCAACGAGCTTCACGTTTTTCTCGACGACGAGGAGGAAGGGGGGTGGTACGTCGAGGAGACGATTCCCGGAAACCGGATCGCGGAGGTGCTTCAGCTGACCCAGTACGATCTGGCGTTTCTGCAGCGGACGATCAAGAAGCTGGTCGACGCCGCGATCAAACGGGGCGATCTGAAGCCGAAGGAAGGGATGCGGCTGCTCGGTGAATACGAAAACGGCCTGACGGACCAGACCTATCTGACACTGCCGGATTGA
- the atpE gene encoding ATP synthase F0 subunit C: MGLIFVISMISVPLFAQDPDAVGTDWRPIAAAIVLGVAAHGGALGQGKAISAACQGIARNPGAAGAIRLAMIIGLALIESLVIYALVIAFILVF, from the coding sequence ATGGGTCTGATCTTCGTGATCTCAATGATTTCCGTCCCACTGTTCGCCCAGGATCCCGATGCGGTGGGGACGGACTGGCGGCCGATCGCCGCAGCAATCGTGCTCGGAGTCGCCGCGCATGGTGGTGCGCTCGGGCAGGGAAAAGCGATCTCGGCAGCGTGCCAGGGAATCGCGCGAAATCCCGGTGCAGCCGGCGCGATCCGTCTCGCGATGATCATCGGTCTCGCGCTGATCGAGTCGCTCGTGATCTACGCGCTGGTCATCGCCTTCATTCTGGTTTTCTGA
- the atpB gene encoding F0F1 ATP synthase subunit A: protein MEHHTSILYGPVNALLEPFGLYIPDHVLMALLVFLICAITFPLMSRRLSKENPGTFQQILEVLIGGLKNLLEDIIGHGAAKRFLPITAAFTVFIFISNIIGIFFFLQPPTANLNTTFALALLAFIYFNWIGIRDQGILNYLKHFAGPVWWLAPLMFPIEIIGNFARILSLGMRLFGNIFGEHTATGIFMTIPFLIPWPMMGLGVFGSILQTFIFVMLTMVYIGGAIAHEEH, encoded by the coding sequence ACGCGCTCCTCGAGCCGTTCGGCCTCTACATCCCCGATCACGTCCTGATGGCCCTGCTCGTTTTTCTGATCTGCGCCATCACCTTTCCTCTGATGAGCCGCCGCCTTTCGAAGGAGAACCCCGGCACCTTTCAGCAGATCCTCGAAGTCCTCATCGGAGGGCTCAAGAACCTTCTCGAGGACATCATCGGCCACGGGGCCGCGAAGCGATTTCTTCCGATCACGGCCGCCTTCACGGTTTTCATTTTCATCTCGAATATCATAGGGATCTTCTTCTTCCTGCAGCCGCCGACCGCGAATCTCAACACGACGTTCGCTCTCGCTCTGCTCGCCTTCATCTACTTCAACTGGATCGGCATCCGGGACCAGGGGATTCTGAACTATCTCAAGCATTTCGCCGGTCCGGTCTGGTGGCTGGCACCATTGATGTTCCCGATCGAGATCATCGGAAACTTCGCACGGATCCTGTCGCTGGGCATGCGATTGTTCGGCAATATCTTCGGAGAGCACACGGCAACCGGAATCTTCATGACGATTCCCTTCCTGATTCCCTGGCCGATGATGGGGCTCGGCGTCTTCGGCTCGATCCTGCAGACGTTCATCTTCGTCATGCTGACGATGGTCTACATCGGGGGAGCCATTGCTCACGAAGAACACTGA